Proteins encoded by one window of Streptomyces sp. NBC_01477:
- a CDS encoding DUF4132 domain-containing protein: protein MGWLSAGDGYEVALVEGRIAARATSGRSAGRQLKSLPRTLKDHPEVDRLRRFAEWLDRHAAACVAQADAWMVSSLPVPTGLLARVWPDEAWQCALRDLAVVGDDPDEVGFLRGATEAGELQVVNLDGETVRMAPRTVTLPHPVLLPDLDDLREFAAELGIAQRVEQIHRAMWRRPADLDAESTEVREFAGGSFRSRFALAARASSLGYRVSGGYATTRVRDGGRTVEGCVWIGEPYWEDTVETGGLTWQDRDGRALPLREVGPVAWSEGMRMAAALYAGREIEKGKNA, encoded by the coding sequence GTGGGTTGGCTGTCGGCGGGTGACGGGTACGAAGTCGCTCTGGTGGAAGGGCGAATAGCGGCGCGCGCCACCTCGGGGAGGTCGGCGGGGCGGCAGTTGAAGTCGCTGCCGCGCACGCTCAAGGACCACCCGGAGGTGGACCGGCTGCGGCGGTTCGCCGAATGGCTCGACCGGCACGCCGCCGCGTGTGTCGCGCAGGCCGACGCGTGGATGGTGTCCTCGCTGCCCGTGCCCACCGGGCTGCTGGCCCGGGTGTGGCCCGACGAGGCCTGGCAGTGCGCGCTGCGCGATCTGGCCGTGGTCGGCGACGACCCGGACGAGGTGGGCTTCCTGCGCGGCGCCACCGAGGCCGGCGAGCTGCAAGTGGTGAATCTGGACGGCGAGACCGTCCGGATGGCCCCGCGCACGGTGACGCTGCCCCACCCGGTGCTGCTGCCGGACCTCGACGACCTGCGCGAATTCGCGGCCGAACTGGGCATCGCCCAGCGCGTCGAGCAGATCCACCGGGCGATGTGGCGCCGGCCCGCGGACCTCGACGCGGAGTCCACCGAGGTGCGGGAGTTCGCCGGGGGCTCGTTCCGCTCCCGCTTCGCGCTCGCCGCGCGCGCGAGTTCGCTGGGCTACCGGGTGTCCGGGGGTTACGCGACGACCCGGGTGCGGGACGGCGGGCGCACCGTCGAGGGCTGTGTGTGGATCGGCGAGCCGTACTGGGAGGACACGGTCGAGACCGGCGGACTCACCTGGCAGGACCGCGACGGCCGCGCCCTGCCGCTGCGCGAGGTGGGTCCTGTGGCCTGGTCGGAGGGGATGCGGATGGCGGCGGCGCTGTACGCCGGCCGCGAGATCGAGAAGGGCAAGAACGCATGA